The Nitrospirota bacterium genome has a window encoding:
- a CDS encoding MinD/ParA family protein gives MDQAISLKEMMNKKIVNTEADVTHNRVKVISVTSGKGGVGKTNVVVNLALALIKLGKRVLVLDADMGLGNLDVMLGLTPVYNLQHVINGENRISDVITKGPGGMMILPASSGVQELSELTAQQKLTLLSEFDTLDNSIDIMLIDTAAGISSNVMYFNSAAQDIIVVASPEPTSLTDAYAVMKVLHTKYGECHFKLLVNMVSDSSEGKEVFKKLSTAADRFLNISIDYLGYVLKDKHVVMSVMEQRPVLDLYPWSNAGRCFIELARKINEWPANTKLKGNIQFMWKRLMGQTDWSKI, from the coding sequence ATGGATCAGGCGATTTCGTTAAAAGAGATGATGAATAAGAAGATTGTGAACACTGAGGCGGATGTAACTCATAACAGGGTAAAGGTAATTTCTGTTACCAGCGGCAAGGGCGGGGTGGGAAAGACAAATGTAGTTGTGAACCTTGCACTTGCATTGATTAAACTCGGTAAAAGGGTTCTTGTGCTGGATGCTGATATGGGTCTGGGAAACCTTGATGTTATGTTAGGGCTTACACCTGTATATAACCTTCAGCATGTGATCAATGGGGAGAACCGCATTTCAGATGTAATAACAAAAGGCCCCGGCGGTATGATGATTCTTCCGGCAAGTTCAGGTGTGCAGGAGCTTTCTGAACTTACGGCTCAGCAAAAATTAACCCTGCTTTCAGAATTCGACACATTAGATAATTCGATTGACATAATGCTCATTGACACGGCTGCAGGCATTTCAAGTAATGTTATGTATTTTAACAGTGCAGCCCAGGATATTATTGTGGTTGCCTCTCCTGAGCCGACCTCTCTGACGGATGCTTATGCTGTAATGAAGGTATTACATACAAAGTATGGGGAATGTCATTTTAAGCTATTGGTAAATATGGTCAGTGACTCTTCAGAAGGGAAGGAGGTTTTTAAAAAACTCAGTACTGCTGCAGACCGTTTTCTTAACATCTCGATTGATTATCTGGGTTACGTCCTGAAGGATAAACACGTTGTAATGTCGGTGATGGAACAGAGACCCGTGCTTGACCTTTATCCATGGTCCAATGCCGGCAGGTGTTTTATTGAACTTGCAAGAAAGATAAACGAATGGCCTGCAAATACAAAGCTGAAAGGAAATATACAGTTTATGTGGAAGAGGCTGATGGGGCAGACGGACTGGAGCAAGATATGA
- the flhF gene encoding flagellar biosynthesis protein FlhF, giving the protein MQIKKYEAVDMQEALKLIKRDLGPDAVILSTREIKKGNGIFGMFSRQVVEVTAARDYSEKVKDKAIAAYSPLTHPSPPFINVGEGKGEGLSEDLLKEEINRIKADFGATPVELREVKTEIGVLKSYVQELLRTGEDEQLKGLPDKLVIFYRKLVSEGIDVTLSGRIVRILDSKLSEEQKNNFEQINRLGYELIQKQVKVSGPVYNIEKGQKIAVFVGPTGVGKTTTIAKIAAKYTLVDKKKVALVTFDTFRIGAIEQLKIYAKIIGLPVDVVLTPDELPEVVEKRRDADIILIDTAGRNHKDRDYIKEIKAMWSHRLKPDCYLVLASTSSNEVLTDVINRFREIPVSGLLFTKLDEAEKFGIIFNAMIKAQKPLSYFTTGQRVPEDIEPAEAQRLSRLILGMEGVNSH; this is encoded by the coding sequence ATGCAGATTAAAAAATATGAGGCAGTAGATATGCAGGAGGCATTAAAACTTATAAAAAGGGACCTCGGCCCTGATGCAGTAATTTTGTCTACAAGAGAGATAAAAAAGGGGAACGGAATATTCGGCATGTTCAGCAGGCAGGTGGTAGAGGTCACCGCTGCCAGAGATTATTCTGAGAAGGTAAAAGATAAGGCAATTGCAGCGTATTCCCCCCTCACCCACCCCTCTCCCCCCTTTATAAATGTCGGAGAGGGTAAGGGTGAGGGGTTATCAGAAGACCTGTTGAAGGAAGAGATTAACAGGATAAAGGCTGATTTTGGTGCTACTCCTGTTGAACTCAGGGAAGTAAAAACAGAGATAGGGGTACTCAAGAGCTATGTTCAGGAATTACTGCGAACCGGGGAAGATGAACAATTAAAGGGTCTTCCTGATAAACTCGTTATATTTTACAGGAAGCTTGTTTCAGAGGGCATTGATGTCACACTTTCGGGCCGTATAGTCAGGATCCTTGACAGTAAGCTTTCTGAAGAACAAAAAAATAATTTTGAGCAGATTAACAGGCTCGGTTATGAATTAATTCAAAAGCAGGTGAAGGTATCCGGCCCGGTATACAATATTGAAAAGGGACAGAAGATTGCAGTGTTTGTCGGCCCCACAGGTGTCGGCAAGACAACGACTATCGCAAAGATTGCAGCGAAATATACATTAGTAGACAAAAAGAAGGTAGCCCTTGTTACCTTTGATACCTTCAGGATTGGGGCAATTGAACAGTTGAAGATTTATGCAAAGATAATAGGACTTCCGGTTGATGTTGTGCTGACCCCTGATGAATTACCCGAGGTCGTGGAAAAGAGGAGGGACGCTGATATTATCCTGATAGATACAGCAGGCAGGAATCATAAGGATAGAGATTATATTAAAGAGATAAAAGCAATGTGGTCACACAGGCTCAAACCGGATTGTTATCTTGTGCTTGCATCAACAAGCAGTAATGAGGTACTGACTGATGTGATCAACAGGTTCAGAGAGATACCGGTTAGCGGATTATTATTTACTAAGTTAGATGAGGCAGAGAAATTCGGAATAATATTCAATGCAATGATAAAGGCCCAGAAACCATTATCATATTTTACAACAGGCCAGAGAGTGCCGGAGGATATAGAGCCGGCAGAGGCCCAGCGGTTAAGCAGATTAATACTTGGGATGGAAGGGGTAAACAGCCATTGA
- the flhA gene encoding flagellar biosynthesis protein FlhA, whose translation MAAAATETQPNNIIITLAKNSDMALGLLVLGIVVVMIIPIPSFIMDLLLSFSITFSIVIMLVSMYILKPIEFSVFPSVLLVATLARLSINVATTRLILLKGHEGSDAAGKVIRAFGNFVVGGNYAVGIIIFVILVVINFVVITKGAGRIAEVAARFTLDAMPGKQMSIDADLNAGQIDEVEARKRRTAVSREAEFYGAMDGASKFVRGDAIAGIIITLINIVGGLVIGVLQHGLNISVAAQNYTLLTIGDGLVSQIPALIISTSAGIIVTRAASDANLGTEITRQFLVHPKAIAISAGIIFFFGLIPGLPHIPFIIFAMITGGIAYLSNNMKKTLMVDGVWTDGQTTGKKIKPENEEKAEPPKEDHDMIPPLDIMELNLGYGLIPLADPEQKGELVERIKAVRQQFASEMGILIPPIHIRDSFQLESNKYAILIKGSMVAGGDIIPERFLALNPSGTDKGVQGIPTQEPSFGLPALWILSQDKERAELSGFTVVDPSTVIATHLTEVIRSHAHELIGRQEIQLLLDNFAKKYPKVVEELVPNLLPLGIVVRVLQNLLKERVPVRDFRTILETLADYASLTKDPEILTEYVRTCMSRAITMQYQNENNLHVITIDPVLEEKIGASVRQTSQGMYISMEPRIAHNFINQVKGSIEAANRKGVYPVLLTSPAIRSSLRKFLEKFIPNVVVMSSSEVSSVVGLQPVNIVRYSDAD comes from the coding sequence ATGGCAGCAGCAGCAACTGAGACTCAACCGAATAACATAATCATTACACTGGCTAAAAACAGTGACATGGCTTTAGGCCTGCTTGTTTTGGGCATAGTGGTTGTAATGATTATCCCTATACCTTCATTTATCATGGACCTTTTGCTGTCATTCAGTATTACATTTTCTATCGTGATTATGCTTGTTTCAATGTATATATTGAAGCCGATTGAGTTCTCTGTTTTTCCATCAGTGCTTCTTGTAGCTACTCTTGCAAGGTTGTCAATTAATGTGGCAACTACAAGGCTTATATTGCTGAAAGGGCATGAGGGGTCAGACGCTGCAGGAAAGGTTATAAGGGCGTTCGGGAATTTTGTTGTTGGGGGCAATTATGCAGTCGGAATAATTATCTTTGTAATACTAGTTGTAATAAATTTTGTTGTTATTACAAAAGGCGCAGGCCGTATTGCTGAGGTGGCTGCAAGATTTACACTCGATGCAATGCCCGGAAAGCAGATGAGTATTGACGCAGACCTTAATGCAGGCCAGATAGACGAGGTGGAGGCAAGGAAGCGAAGGACAGCGGTTTCAAGAGAAGCTGAATTCTACGGGGCAATGGATGGTGCAAGTAAATTTGTACGCGGTGATGCTATTGCCGGTATTATTATTACGTTGATAAATATTGTCGGTGGTCTTGTCATTGGGGTATTACAGCATGGCTTAAACATAAGTGTCGCGGCACAGAATTACACATTGCTTACCATTGGAGACGGACTTGTCAGCCAGATACCGGCACTCATAATCTCTACCTCAGCCGGTATCATAGTTACACGTGCGGCCTCTGATGCAAATCTTGGGACTGAGATTACAAGACAATTCCTTGTTCATCCCAAGGCAATAGCAATCAGCGCAGGTATCATATTCTTCTTTGGATTAATACCGGGACTTCCACATATACCATTCATAATATTTGCTATGATTACCGGGGGAATAGCATATCTCTCCAATAATATGAAGAAGACATTGATGGTAGATGGTGTATGGACAGACGGGCAGACAACAGGGAAAAAGATTAAACCGGAGAATGAGGAGAAGGCTGAGCCGCCAAAAGAAGACCATGATATGATCCCCCCGCTTGATATTATGGAATTAAACCTTGGATATGGACTCATCCCTCTCGCTGACCCTGAACAGAAGGGTGAATTAGTAGAGAGGATTAAGGCAGTGAGGCAGCAGTTTGCATCTGAAATGGGGATATTGATTCCCCCTATTCATATAAGAGACAGCTTCCAGCTTGAGTCGAACAAATATGCTATACTCATCAAAGGTTCAATGGTTGCTGGTGGTGATATCATCCCTGAACGCTTCCTTGCACTGAATCCATCCGGCACGGACAAAGGGGTACAGGGGATACCTACACAGGAGCCGTCATTCGGACTCCCTGCCCTTTGGATATTATCTCAGGATAAAGAGAGGGCCGAGCTTTCAGGATTTACAGTTGTTGATCCGTCTACAGTTATTGCCACACATCTTACAGAAGTTATAAGGTCTCATGCTCACGAGTTAATCGGAAGGCAGGAGATCCAGCTTTTACTCGACAACTTTGCTAAGAAATATCCCAAGGTAGTTGAAGAACTCGTCCCGAATCTGCTTCCGCTTGGGATAGTTGTAAGGGTCCTTCAGAACCTCTTAAAAGAGCGTGTTCCGGTAAGGGATTTTCGTACAATACTGGAGACACTTGCTGATTATGCATCTCTGACAAAAGACCCTGAGATACTAACAGAATACGTTCGCACCTGCATGTCGAGGGCCATAACAATGCAGTATCAGAATGAAAATAATCTTCATGTAATAACGATTGACCCTGTATTAGAAGAGAAGATAGGTGCATCTGTTCGTCAGACCTCGCAGGGAATGTATATTTCAATGGAACCGAGGATTGCCCATAATTTTATCAATCAGGTCAAGGGGAGCATAGAGGCGGCAAACAGAAAAGGTGTATATCCGGTGCTGCTCACTTCACCGGCGATCAGAAGTTCTTTAAGAAAGTTCCTTGAAAAATTCATCCCTAATGTAGTTGTTATGTCTTCAAGCGAGGTCTCTTCTGTTGTGGGTTTACAACCGGTTAATATAGTGAGGTATAGCGATGCAGATTAA
- the flhB gene encoding flagellar biosynthesis protein FlhB, translating to MGGVRGDKMAEQDMEKTEQATPKHEEEAREKGQIARSNEIPAVAVLLMGTMVLYYIFPRIYANFLDMTTGILSVSGTMELTTENIYPLGINIIKRVFFVLSPFLFMVVAVGVASNVLQIGFMFSSKAMEVKFSRINPIEGLSRIFSLTIFAELVKAFLKITVVGYTSYLLIKREFFNFPVLIETDVPYIMSYSGMLVIRLFTWTGTVLAILAAIDFGFKKWQHVKSMKMTKEEIKEEFRQSEGDPNVKSRIRTLQIQMARKRMMANVPKADVVITNPTHIAVAIEYKRENMGAPKVIAKGAGLVAEKIKEIAKANGVVVVENKPLARTLFKVVEIGEEIPGNLYKAVAEILAYVYRLKRKV from the coding sequence GTGGGGGGGGTTAGAGGAGATAAGATGGCTGAGCAGGATATGGAGAAGACTGAACAGGCGACGCCCAAGCATGAGGAGGAGGCACGCGAGAAAGGGCAGATTGCAAGGAGCAACGAGATACCTGCTGTTGCAGTCCTATTAATGGGGACAATGGTGCTCTATTATATATTTCCAAGGATATATGCAAATTTCCTCGACATGACCACAGGCATACTTTCTGTAAGCGGTACTATGGAATTGACTACAGAGAATATTTATCCCTTAGGCATTAATATAATCAAAAGGGTATTTTTTGTTCTGTCTCCATTCTTATTTATGGTAGTTGCAGTGGGGGTTGCATCCAATGTCCTCCAGATAGGTTTTATGTTTTCCTCCAAGGCTATGGAGGTTAAGTTCTCCCGCATCAATCCAATCGAAGGGCTGTCGAGGATATTCTCGCTGACCATTTTTGCAGAACTGGTAAAGGCATTTTTAAAGATAACTGTAGTAGGTTATACATCCTACCTGCTTATTAAACGGGAGTTCTTTAATTTCCCGGTACTTATTGAAACAGATGTCCCATATATAATGTCCTACTCCGGGATGCTTGTGATAAGGCTTTTTACATGGACAGGTACAGTGCTGGCAATACTTGCGGCAATAGATTTCGGGTTTAAAAAATGGCAGCACGTAAAGAGTATGAAGATGACAAAGGAAGAGATTAAAGAGGAATTCAGACAGTCGGAAGGCGACCCTAATGTAAAGTCAAGGATCAGGACACTCCAGATTCAGATGGCAAGAAAGCGTATGATGGCAAACGTTCCAAAGGCGGATGTTGTAATAACAAACCCGACTCATATTGCCGTTGCAATTGAATACAAACGTGAAAATATGGGAGCACCTAAGGTAATTGCAAAGGGGGCAGGGCTTGTCGCAGAAAAGATAAAAGAGATAGCAAAGGCAAACGGCGTCGTGGTTGTTGAGAACAAACCCCTTGCACGTACACTTTTCAAGGTAGTGGAGATAGGAGAAGAGATACCGGGAAACCTTTATAAGGCAGTTGCAGAGATATTGGCTTATGTGTATAGGTTGAAGAGAAAAGTATAG
- the fliR gene encoding flagellar biosynthetic protein FliR yields the protein MDLNINSFILIFSRVLSMLISIPVLGAKNVPKGYKIGLGFFITLILIQVVNIDKSIMPADISVMVMGIGGEFLIGFIIGLLAKLIFTAVDIAGDVMGFQMGFSIVNVIDPQTSSQVPIVGTFQSILCALIFLSINGHHYFLAALAESFNIIPPLRFGLSGDLLNAIVKFLGEIFVLAIKIGAPVMVALLITNVAMSIVSKTMPQMNIMAVGFPITITVGLIIMGLSLPLFAFLIDRVFTDMQGNLLDILSVMRR from the coding sequence ATGGACTTAAACATTAACTCATTCATATTAATATTCTCAAGGGTTTTATCAATGCTTATAAGCATACCTGTCCTTGGGGCGAAGAATGTGCCTAAGGGGTATAAGATTGGGCTTGGCTTTTTTATCACACTGATTTTAATTCAGGTAGTTAATATTGATAAAAGTATAATGCCTGCTGATATTTCTGTGATGGTTATGGGGATAGGCGGGGAATTTCTGATCGGATTTATAATAGGTCTCCTTGCAAAGCTTATATTTACAGCAGTTGATATTGCAGGTGATGTAATGGGTTTTCAGATGGGGTTTTCAATAGTTAATGTAATTGACCCGCAGACAAGTTCACAGGTTCCCATTGTCGGGACGTTCCAGTCAATCCTGTGTGCGCTGATATTCCTGTCAATTAACGGTCACCACTATTTTCTTGCGGCCCTTGCAGAGAGCTTTAACATCATACCGCCATTACGGTTCGGGCTTTCAGGTGATCTATTAAACGCGATTGTTAAATTTCTGGGAGAGATATTTGTGCTTGCCATTAAGATAGGCGCGCCGGTAATGGTGGCGCTGCTTATTACCAATGTGGCCATGAGTATAGTATCAAAGACCATGCCCCAGATGAATATAATGGCAGTAGGTTTCCCAATAACGATTACGGTCGGATTAATAATAATGGGCCTCTCTTTACCGCTATTTGCTTTTCTTATTGACAGGGTATTTACAGACATGCAGGGAAATTTACTGGATATATTGAGTGTAATGAGGAGATAA
- the fliQ gene encoding flagellar biosynthesis protein FliQ produces MTPELVITIGRNALETAILISAPMLLLSLVVGILISIFQAVTQINEATLTFVPKIIVTFLALLIFFPWMLRIMLGFTSTLFTNIPMYVR; encoded by the coding sequence ATGACGCCTGAACTTGTTATCACCATTGGCAGAAATGCCCTTGAGACGGCAATATTAATATCAGCCCCCATGCTGTTGCTGAGTCTCGTAGTAGGGATATTAATAAGCATATTTCAGGCTGTAACGCAGATTAATGAGGCAACATTAACATTTGTCCCCAAGATAATTGTAACGTTCCTAGCCTTACTTATCTTTTTCCCCTGGATGCTCAGGATAATGCTCGGATTTACTTCTACCTTATTTACGAATATACCAATGTATGTGAGGTGA
- the fliP gene encoding flagellar type III secretion system pore protein FliP (The bacterial flagellar biogenesis protein FliP forms a type III secretion system (T3SS)-type pore required for flagellar assembly.) — MSFGKRHNYIKHILVTAVMAFSAYLYPARMVFAAEAAGGGLPLPNINISIGGNQGTGGTAVTVQILFLLTILSLAPAIIVMVTSFTRIAVVLSLLRQALGTQQIPPNQVIISLSLFLTFFIMSPVWNKINTEAVQPLMSNEISQSVAYDRAIVPIRGFMLKQVREKDLALFIDMAKIKEPKNVSEVPTYVVIPAFMISELKTAFQIGFLMYIPFLVLDMVVASVLMSMGMMMLPPVMISLPFKLMLFVLVDGWYLIVGSIVKSFG; from the coding sequence ATGAGCTTTGGGAAAAGGCATAACTATATAAAACATATATTAGTGACGGCAGTCATGGCCTTCTCTGCCTATTTGTATCCTGCAAGGATGGTATTTGCAGCAGAGGCCGCAGGGGGCGGATTGCCTTTACCTAATATCAATATAAGCATCGGAGGTAATCAGGGTACCGGAGGTACTGCTGTTACTGTCCAGATATTGTTTCTACTGACAATACTATCCCTTGCCCCGGCAATTATAGTTATGGTAACATCCTTTACCAGGATTGCAGTTGTACTTTCACTGCTACGCCAGGCGCTCGGTACACAGCAGATTCCTCCTAATCAGGTTATCATAAGCCTTTCCCTCTTTCTAACATTCTTCATAATGTCCCCGGTATGGAATAAGATCAATACTGAGGCTGTTCAACCTCTTATGTCTAATGAAATAAGCCAGTCTGTTGCTTATGACAGGGCTATAGTCCCTATCAGAGGCTTTATGTTAAAACAGGTAAGGGAAAAGGACCTCGCCCTTTTTATTGATATGGCTAAGATAAAAGAGCCAAAGAATGTCTCTGAGGTCCCGACTTATGTGGTAATCCCGGCCTTTATGATAAGTGAGCTGAAAACCGCTTTTCAGATAGGCTTCCTGATGTATATCCCATTTCTTGTTCTTGATATGGTAGTGGCAAGTGTACTTATGTCAATGGGTATGATGATGCTTCCTCCTGTAATGATATCCCTCCCATTTAAGCTGATGTTGTTTGTACTCGTAGACGGATGGTACCTTATAGTAGGTTCAATTGTTAAGAGCTTTGGATGA
- the fliO gene encoding flagellar biosynthetic protein FliO, translated as MKRIILLLILLVMPAGWVEYSIAESPALVLLKNVEVTSTAEVKKVELKFDGVPNEFVPSYREEFVQVELNNTSVIPPKQWINVKDGFFKNIFVYQFDDKTVRARFYTNGNAINLQDKIKFTNENDSIVVTYNVSGVQSAVPVAQNVQGDATAEHSESSADNNSENRVLAGGVKEDAAARHLTPIPSAAPEIFGSFVKMIVVLGILIALLLVVLYVVKKYLWKKIGKGGKEDGIKVITSAYVGPKKSIALVEVAGERIVVGITPDNISMLTKVSKDMEFHEVLNEQVSTVTDDNVHGAPSPGPSPLGGEGAMFSLPPLQGEGRGGDGVALNNTTDKKVEINDELWEKA; from the coding sequence ATGAAAAGAATTATACTGTTGTTGATATTGTTGGTTATGCCGGCAGGCTGGGTGGAATATTCAATAGCAGAGTCTCCGGCTCTGGTGCTTTTAAAGAATGTAGAAGTTACATCAACTGCTGAAGTTAAAAAGGTTGAATTGAAGTTTGATGGTGTACCAAATGAATTTGTCCCTTCTTATCGTGAAGAGTTTGTTCAGGTAGAGCTTAATAATACATCAGTCATTCCTCCAAAACAGTGGATTAATGTAAAAGACGGGTTTTTCAAGAATATCTTTGTATATCAATTTGATGATAAGACTGTTCGTGCGAGATTTTACACAAACGGAAATGCAATAAATCTTCAGGACAAGATTAAATTCACGAATGAAAATGACAGTATCGTTGTAACTTACAATGTATCAGGAGTCCAATCAGCAGTACCGGTTGCGCAGAATGTTCAGGGAGATGCTACTGCTGAACATTCTGAAAGCAGTGCTGATAACAATTCTGAGAATCGGGTATTAGCAGGCGGAGTTAAGGAAGATGCCGCCGCACGGCACCTGACTCCCATACCATCAGCCGCCCCGGAGATATTCGGTTCATTTGTTAAGATGATTGTCGTCCTCGGGATACTGATAGCGCTACTCCTTGTTGTGCTGTATGTTGTTAAAAAGTATCTCTGGAAAAAGATCGGAAAGGGCGGTAAGGAAGATGGTATCAAGGTTATTACAAGCGCTTATGTAGGTCCAAAAAAGTCAATAGCCCTTGTTGAGGTAGCAGGTGAGAGAATTGTTGTCGGAATTACCCCTGACAATATCTCAATGCTAACAAAAGTGAGTAAAGATATGGAATTTCATGAGGTCTTAAACGAACAGGTATCAACAGTGACAGATGATAATGTACATGGCGCCCCCTCACCCGGACCCTCTCCCCTTGGGGGAGAGGGTGCTATGTTCAGTCTCCCTCCCCTTCAAGGGGAGGGCCGGGGCGGGGATGGGGTAGCTTTGAATAACACAACAGACAAAAAGGTTGAAATTAATGATGAGCTTTGGGAAAAGGCATAA
- the fliN gene encoding flagellar motor switch protein FliN — MDDEDLAAQWAQQLEEESANMGQEKQPEPENTKVAGFAPLKAAGVAPGMNNLDFLLDVSLNLSVNIGSTRMLIKDLLQLGQGSIIELNKIAGEPMDVLVNDRLIARGEVVVVNDKFGIRLTDIMSPTERVEQLK; from the coding sequence ATGGATGATGAAGATTTAGCGGCACAATGGGCTCAACAGTTAGAGGAAGAGTCAGCTAACATGGGTCAGGAAAAGCAACCTGAGCCTGAAAATACAAAGGTTGCCGGCTTTGCACCGTTGAAGGCCGCCGGTGTCGCCCCCGGAATGAACAATCTTGATTTCCTCCTCGATGTCTCACTTAACCTCTCAGTAAACATAGGCTCAACAAGGATGCTGATAAAAGACCTGCTGCAATTAGGCCAGGGATCAATAATAGAACTTAACAAGATCGCCGGAGAACCAATGGACGTCCTGGTAAATGACAGACTTATTGCAAGAGGCGAGGTAGTAGTAGTTAATGATAAGTTCGGGATAAGGCTGACGGATATTATGAGTCCTACGGAACGTGTAGAACAGTTAAAATGA
- the fliM gene encoding flagellar motor switch protein FliM, whose protein sequence is MEKILSQDEVNALLRGIESGDVNTHSGDSDDKDGAQQYDLTSHDRVVRGRMPSLEIISERFARIFQISMSATLKKVVDVQLVSVEVVKFGDFMKHIPLPSCINVIKLDPLKGFSLLIIDPRMVYLLIDHFFGGTGQTHVKVEGRDFTAIEHKIINRIVGLALKDTEKAWKPVHPVSVLLNRTEINPQFASIVTPTEVVVTVEFSVEIESSPGKLLLCIPYPTIEPIKEKLQAGYQSDQYEVDGRWLDRFREQLFECSLNISVELGHTNIKVRDILNLSVGDVIVLDQPAEEFIIAKVEKLPKFHGRPGQFRGNLAFQILSQG, encoded by the coding sequence ATGGAAAAGATACTTTCACAGGATGAGGTTAATGCATTACTTAGGGGTATAGAGAGTGGTGATGTAAATACTCATTCCGGTGATTCTGATGATAAAGATGGGGCACAGCAGTATGACCTTACCAGTCATGACCGGGTTGTCCGCGGCAGGATGCCCTCGCTTGAGATTATTAGTGAACGTTTTGCAAGGATATTCCAGATAAGCATGTCGGCCACTTTAAAGAAGGTCGTGGATGTACAGCTTGTGTCTGTTGAAGTTGTAAAGTTTGGGGATTTTATGAAACACATCCCCCTGCCATCCTGTATCAATGTTATCAAGCTAGACCCTTTGAAAGGTTTCAGTCTGCTTATTATTGACCCAAGGATGGTGTATCTATTGATAGACCATTTTTTCGGCGGGACGGGTCAGACCCATGTAAAGGTTGAAGGCAGGGATTTTACTGCTATTGAGCACAAGATAATCAACAGGATTGTGGGCCTTGCATTAAAGGATACTGAAAAGGCATGGAAACCTGTTCATCCTGTTTCTGTGCTCCTCAATCGCACAGAGATAAATCCACAGTTTGCTTCAATCGTTACACCTACAGAGGTTGTTGTAACAGTAGAATTCAGTGTGGAGATTGAATCATCACCGGGGAAATTACTTCTGTGCATCCCCTATCCTACCATTGAACCTATTAAAGAGAAACTCCAGGCCGGTTATCAGAGTGACCAGTACGAGGTTGACGGCAGATGGTTAGACAGGTTCAGGGAGCAGTTGTTTGAGTGTTCATTGAATATATCCGTGGAGCTTGGACATACAAATATAAAGGTCAGGGATATCCTGAACCTGTCAGTCGGTGATGTTATTGTGCTTGACCAGCCTGCAGAGGAATTCATTATAGCAAAAGTAGAAAAATTACCTAAGTTTCATGGAAGGCCGGGACAATTCCGCGGAAACCTTGCCTTTCAGATATTGTCACAGGGTTAA
- a CDS encoding flagellar basal body-associated FliL family protein: protein MAKENEDVKSEDENKKADVAQAKGKGGKPGLIKLVIIAVVALMLMGGGFFGYKVFSKKEHGPEKGELAKEEKEKHEPGQMIALDPFVINLADEDIKYLKITINLEVDSEKVKEEATNRMPQIRDTILMLMTSKTSEDVKDVGGKLKLQDEMVSRINHNLSVGKVKSVYFTEFVMQ, encoded by the coding sequence ATGGCAAAAGAAAACGAAGATGTTAAATCAGAAGATGAAAACAAAAAAGCGGATGTCGCTCAGGCAAAGGGTAAAGGCGGGAAGCCTGGGTTAATAAAATTAGTGATAATAGCAGTTGTTGCATTAATGCTGATGGGCGGAGGTTTTTTCGGCTATAAAGTTTTCTCAAAAAAGGAACATGGTCCTGAGAAAGGGGAATTGGCAAAGGAAGAGAAGGAAAAGCATGAACCGGGGCAAATGATTGCTCTTGACCCATTTGTGATTAATCTTGCGGACGAGGATATAAAGTATCTCAAGATTACTATTAATCTTGAGGTTGATTCGGAAAAGGTTAAAGAGGAGGCAACAAACAGGATGCCGCAGATCAGGGATACGATATTGATGTTGATGACAAGCAAGACATCTGAAGATGTAAAAGATGTCGGTGGAAAATTAAAGTTACAGGATGAAATGGTTTCACGAATTAATCATAATTTATCGGTTGGGAAGGTTAAGTCAGTTTATTTTACGGAATTTGTAATGCAATAA